In Bradyrhizobium paxllaeri, the genomic stretch GATCGCCATGGCTGCACCGAATAGGAAGAGCAGGCCCGCGCTACCGAAAGCCGCCCACCGCAGCGCGAGTCCGAGTACCAGCGTAACGCCAAATAGGAGCTCCAGCACCGTCGCGGCCGTGCCGAGAAAGGGCATCATCCATGCTGGTGCGAACGCATTTACCTTGGCCGCGTAGTCCAAAAATCGCTCGAATGTTCCCCAGGAAACCCCGCGCTCGCCTGGATTGCCGTAGAACCCGAGCCGGTCGCTGACCGACAACAAGAATGAGACTCCCAGTGCCGCGCGGCTTCCGAGCGAAAGAAGATCGAGGGCAAGAGAAGCTCGTTGGTCCGCGGATTGCAGCTTGAGGATGGGTTGGCTACGCGAAGTGCGCAGGACGCTGCGAAGCGTTTCGGTTGTTGCCATCATGGCCATACCTTTTTCCCACGCAATTGAGTAATATTCGTCCCAAGTTGCCCTGGGCGTTACTCGATGAAATCTATGACGGTGGCACCCATTGATCGCAGCGCGGGACAAAATTTTCCAATAGCCGGTGCATATAGTTTTCATAGCGGCCGGGAATTGTGCCGCGACGGTCCTCTGCCGTTCGTAAGCCAAGGCAAGTTGCGCAGGCCGCGACGGCATCACGCCGCGCAGCGAGGCAATAGCGATCGTCTATCGATTCTATGGCGAGAGGTGATTTCCCTCGCCGGGGTTCGACGGCCACAGTGTGAGACCGCTGTCAGAAGCGACTACAACCCAAGATGAGACTGCAAATGCCCCCTCCTACAAACTGGAGACAGCGAACTTGTCGCCACGTGGCGCAACCGTTTGTAGAACCTTGCGGCCGCGGTGTTATCGATGCAGAACCCTGCCCGCGAGAGCTCGGTCGGGAAGCGCCGCCTCGGCGGGGCATGGTGCTGACGGCCTGCGTGCTCGCGTCCTCCATGGCGTTCATCGATGCGACAGCGCTGCCCGTTGTGCTGCCGAGATTGCGCGCCGATTTCGGTGCGGACCTCGCCTCCGTTCAATGGGTTCTCAACGGGTACATGCTGGCGCTCGCCTCACTGACATTGATCGGCGGCGCGCTCGCGGATGTTTATGGCAAGGCGCGCATGCTCGCGCTCGGCTGCATCCTGTTCGGTCTGGCATCCGCGGCTTGCGCGATGGCGCCTTCGCCCACCTGGCTGATCGCTGCCCGCGTCGTGCAAGGAGCGGCCGCGGCGATCGTCACCCCCGCCAGCCTCGCCCTGATCGGGGCCACCTATCCGCGCGCGGAGCGGAACCGGGCGATCGGCATATGGGCCGCGGCATCGGCGCTCACCACGGCCGGAGGTCCTGTCCTGGGCGGTTGGCTGACCGAGACCTTTGGCTGGCCATCGGTGTTCTGGATCAACCCGCCGATCGCGGGTGTAGCAGTAGGAGCTCTGCTGGTCTTCGCACCTAAAGATGGCCGCATCCAGCGCAGGTTCGACGTGATTGGCGCCGCGATCCTGGCTTCCGCGCTCGGCGCGCTCGCCTGGGCGCTCAGCCAGATCGGCCCCGGCGAAGCTCAGGCCGCAGCGGACGCACCGGCCCAAATGGGCACCGTGCTCACTATCGTCGCCGGGCTCGGCATTGTCGGTCTCGCCGTCTATGCGTTCTGGGAGCGCAGAAGCAAACACCCGATGACGCCACCTCGCCTGGTGGAGAACCGCGCCTTCCTCGGGCTGAACGTCGCGACCCTGATGATCTATGGGGCGGTTTCGATCATGTTCTTCCTGCTCCCATTCGATCTCGTCGACCGCCGCGCCCTGCCGGCGACCGGTGCCGGTTTGGCGTTCTTGCCGTTCGCGCTCGGCGTCGGACTCCTGTCGGGCGTGTTCGGCGGGTTGGCGGACAAGATTGGAGCGCGGGCCATGCTCATCGCGGGGCCTGCAGGTGCGGCGCTTGCTTATGTCTGGATGGCGCTCGGCCGGGAAGAATCCCTGATGCTCGGCGTGATCGGGCCCATGACACTGCTTGGCCTGTCCTTCGCAGTGCTCGTGGCACCGCTCACCGCGTCCGTCCTGTCGAGCGTTGACCAGACGGACGAAGGGCTCGCTTCCGGCATCAACAATGCGGCAAGCCGGATTGCGCAGCTTGCCGGCGTGGCACTGGCCGCCGGTGTCGCGTCATTCGAGTCCGGCTACGAGGTCGGTCTTGCCGTAGCCGCTGCGGCCTCGATCGGCGGCGCTTTTACTGCTGCAATAACCCCGACGCCGGCCGCGGCGAAAGCGGGCGGCTCGGGAGGGGCTTAGAATCTGAACCGACGAGCGCTGCTGGTAGCGGCTCCCATCAGAGCGAAGGCCATTCCGGCGACCAAACAAAAGACCGCGCCATGATCTCCGCCCAAGCCGAAGATCGGTGAGACCAAGGCGGAACCAAGTGACCATCCGACGTAGCGAGCCGCAGCATTCATTCCACCTGCGGCCCCGCTACGCCCTATGGGTCCAGCCGTCATCATCGCAGTGTCGCCGCGATGGTAGGCCCCAATGCTCCAGGTATCGCCACCGCTAATGCGACCAACGCGAGGCCCTTACTGATCATGCGGTGCGGATAGATCACGCGTACAAATGCAACGCCGGCCACGGAAACCCCGGCCGCTCCGACACCCTGAATCAAGCGCACTCACCAGCATCGGCAATGTTGGAGCGAAAGCGCAACCCAACGACGCCAGGACAAAATAGCCAGACCGGCGGCATAAACGCGCCTAGACCGAGTGATTCGGCCAGACTTGCAACGAGCAACAAGCAGACCGTTGCCGAAAGCTGATAGGCATTCACGACCCAAACGGTTGCCGCGTCACTACTTTCGAATGAACGCGAGATATTCGGCAAGGCGATATTCACGATCGCGCTTCCGAGGGAACTTAGACCAAGTCCAAGCAAGATGCAGAGCATTACCCAGCGGCGCTTCGACGCCGTTAAACATTCGACGCCGTCCATCAGGATGCAATCTCCGGCGCGAACTTTGGGCGGCCGACTTTGCGCGTACTCTCAGTAGCAGATTCTATAGACCGATACTTGATGTTGAGCGAACAGTTGAGTTGTGTTGGCCATGAATGCACACCAGCGACCGCTATTCTCTTCAGCATTAGCCCTCTCGTTAGAACAGGTGCGGCGCCCGAGTGATTCCGGCCATGACAGCAACAATCTTGAAGGCCTCGGCCCGTGTCGCGCACCCGCCTCTCACGAGTAGTCGCCGCCGCTTTGCTGACTGAGGTTGCCGAGGTAGTCGCGCTTCCCGATCTTCGCTCCGAGGTGCCGAAGGATCGCGTGCGCAATCGACATGTGGAAGAAGAAGTCGGGTAGCACCAGGTGCCGGATGTAGTCGTCGCCGCCGAACCACCCGCGCACGATGGGCGGCGTCAGCTCATATGTGTGGGACTGCGCGCCGGCAATCTCGTCCGGCTGCACGTTTTGCAGGAAGCCGCGGGTCTCAAGGAGCCGCTCTTTCAATGCCGGGTACATCATGGGGGTGTTGTGCGGTGCTGGCGCGTCGCGCTGCATCAACTTCGCCATGTGCGCATCGACCTTGTTGCAGCTTACGGAAAACTGTTCTCCGAAAGTCAGCATGTCGGGCACGAGCCGCTCGCCAAGGATCCTCCCAGGCTCAATCCCCCTGGTCCGCTCGAGCGCTTGGGCGTGGTCGAGATAGTCGTCCATCACATTCAGTCCGTGCACCATGACAGGGACCGTGATGTCATAGACCGAGAAGGACACGTCAAACTCCATGCGCTCGTCTGTACTCTGAACGTCGGTCGGCCCCGAAAGGTCGATAACCGAAAACGAACGGTCACAATAAGCTCTTCAGTCTTCCCGCTTGCAGTACCAGCTTGCGGGATTCGACATTAGCCTCCGCGAAACTGCGGCAAGAGGAGAGCGCCCGCGCATACGGTCGCCTAGTGACGCAGGACGGGATATCCACTCACATAAATCCAGTCCGTGGCCTGGGCAGGCACGTGGCACCCCTGGCAATCGGAACGGTAGTCCGTCGAGGTGGTTTTGAACGGCTTGTCCACGTCGAACCACGACCATCCCCACCCGTCGCCCCACAACGGGTTGCCGGGGTGCGTTCCCTTGCTGTCTTTCACCATGACGAACCAGCCCTTGAGCTTGTCGGCGTGGCTTACTGTGCCGGTGGTCAACTCGTTCGTCGAGGTCTCGAAGACCTCTTTCACCAGGACGGCGCCGTCCGGGAAGTGCCCCGTCTTCCGGTAGGCGTCGATCGCCCCCGGGGATACGTAGACGGTGTGCATTTCCTTCGAGCCTTGGCCGCTGTCGGCGGCAATCGCCCAGGTGCCGAGCGCTTGGTATAGGGTTCGGTAGTCTTCCGGCACGCGCAGATGCCCGGCGCCGTCCACCACGTTCGCGGTCGGGCCGGCCGGAGCCGCTCCGCTGATCTGAGCGAGCGCCGCCACGGCGCCAGCGACCAGCGAGACCGCGACAACCAGTCCGACAGTCCTCGATAATTTCATGTGGGGTCTCCTTTGCTGCTCGCGCGCGGCACGGTGACTTGGCGCAGCGGCTTCAATCACTGTTTCAATCGCTGTGGAGGCGACCGCGTGCGCTCGGCCGGCCTAGCAGACCCAAGGATCGGACGCCGCCGACGAAATTAGAAATTCCCTTTGGACATGCATTCGATAGGCACGAGGTATCATCGTCCAAGAGCGCTATGCGCGCCGGCGTCCCATCCGTCCGCGATCAGCCGTCGAGGAGTGCGCCGTACTCGGGGTGCCGGGCTACGTAGGAAGACATGAAGGGGCACTTCGCGATTACTCTTTTCCCGTCGCTTCGCAACGCTTCGAAAACGCCATGCGCCAGCGTCGATCCGTACCCCAGGCCGGACAGTTCTTGTGGCACCTCGGTGTGGAGCAGGACGACGCGACCGTCTTCGACCTTGTAGTAGGCGACTGCGAGCGCGCTGTCGCCGAGGGGCATTTCAAACCGACTCATTGCCGGACTGTCCCGGATGTCGCTTTCCACCTTCCGCCTCCCTCACTAGGGCGTGGAAGCGGCCTGCCGCAGCGAGGCCAGGATTTGCGCCGGCTCCTCCCGTATCGTGAAGTCAGGCTCGACGAACGCGCTGCGGATCCGGCCTTCTGCGTCGATCACGTAGGTCGCGGGAATGGGTAGCATCCAGACCGGTGACCCGTGCCGGGCGCCGAAGTCGAAGCCTAGCCCGGAATAGTGCGCCTTGGTTTCGTAGGGCACCCGGAATAGTACGCCATACGACATGGCAACGCCGTGGTCGACGTCGGAGAGCACCTTCAGGTCCAAGCCCAGGCTCCGCTTGAGCTGCCGCGGGAAGTCCCTCGTCTCGGGTGTCACCACTGCGAGGGTCGCGCCGACGCTCTCGAACTCTTCCTTCGCGGCCTGGAGGGCGCACAGCTCAGCGGTGCAGAACGGACACCAGCCGCCTCGGAAGAAACTCAGGACGAGGGGGCCGTTGCGGCGTAGCTGTTCAGAGGAGTGGAGACGGCCATCGGCGTCCGGCAGGAGGAAGTCCGGTGCGTCGTCTCCGACCTTCAATGCATGCGATGCCACGTCTGTATCGCGGAGCCAGCCCACGAGGTGGTTGTATGACTCCCAATCCGCGGCGCTGAACGTCGTCAACAGCTCGGTGCGAATCTGGGCGAGTGTCTTGTCGGTCTGGTTTGGCATCGGTGGGGCGTCGTCAAGCTGCTGATCGATTGGCTGGAAGCGGTTGGCGGTCGGCGTGCGTGTCGTGGTCATGCGGGCGCTCTCGCCACCTCCGGGACCGTTGCGTGCGGCAAGCCGCGGTTGGGGACTTCGAACGACCAGTCGCGAAGCCGCGTGACCTTGACGAAAGCGTCCAGCGCCGGCGAGTAGCGGCGCCCCTGCACC encodes the following:
- a CDS encoding peroxiredoxin-like family protein, which produces MTTTRTPTANRFQPIDQQLDDAPPMPNQTDKTLAQIRTELLTTFSAADWESYNHLVGWLRDTDVASHALKVGDDAPDFLLPDADGRLHSSEQLRRNGPLVLSFFRGGWCPFCTAELCALQAAKEEFESVGATLAVVTPETRDFPRQLKRSLGLDLKVLSDVDHGVAMSYGVLFRVPYETKAHYSGLGFDFGARHGSPVWMLPIPATYVIDAEGRIRSAFVEPDFTIREEPAQILASLRQAASTP
- a CDS encoding MFS transporter, which produces MAFIDATALPVVLPRLRADFGADLASVQWVLNGYMLALASLTLIGGALADVYGKARMLALGCILFGLASAACAMAPSPTWLIAARVVQGAAAAIVTPASLALIGATYPRAERNRAIGIWAAASALTTAGGPVLGGWLTETFGWPSVFWINPPIAGVAVGALLVFAPKDGRIQRRFDVIGAAILASALGALAWALSQIGPGEAQAAADAPAQMGTVLTIVAGLGIVGLAVYAFWERRSKHPMTPPRLVENRAFLGLNVATLMIYGAVSIMFFLLPFDLVDRRALPATGAGLAFLPFALGVGLLSGVFGGLADKIGARAMLIAGPAGAALAYVWMALGREESLMLGVIGPMTLLGLSFAVLVAPLTASVLSSVDQTDEGLASGINNAASRIAQLAGVALAAGVASFESGYEVGLAVAAAASIGGAFTAAITPTPAAAKAGGSGGA
- a CDS encoding DUF1993 domain-containing protein translates to MEFDVSFSVYDITVPVMVHGLNVMDDYLDHAQALERTRGIEPGRILGERLVPDMLTFGEQFSVSCNKVDAHMAKLMQRDAPAPHNTPMMYPALKERLLETRGFLQNVQPDEIAGAQSHTYELTPPIVRGWFGGDDYIRHLVLPDFFFHMSIAHAILRHLGAKIGKRDYLGNLSQQSGGDYS
- a CDS encoding MFS transporter, with the translated sequence MDGVECLTASKRRWVMLCILLGLGLSSLGSAIVNIALPNISRSFESSDAATVWVVNAYQLSATVCLLLVASLAESLGLGAFMPPVWLFCPGVVGLRFRSNIADAGECA
- a CDS encoding cytochrome P460 family protein → MKLSRTVGLVVAVSLVAGAVAALAQISGAAPAGPTANVVDGAGHLRVPEDYRTLYQALGTWAIAADSGQGSKEMHTVYVSPGAIDAYRKTGHFPDGAVLVKEVFETSTNELTTGTVSHADKLKGWFVMVKDSKGTHPGNPLWGDGWGWSWFDVDKPFKTTSTDYRSDCQGCHVPAQATDWIYVSGYPVLRH
- a CDS encoding GNAT family N-acetyltransferase; this encodes MESDIRDSPAMSRFEMPLGDSALAVAYYKVEDGRVVLLHTEVPQELSGLGYGSTLAHGVFEALRSDGKRVIAKCPFMSSYVARHPEYGALLDG